The Streptomyces sp. NBC_00236 DNA window GTAGTCGTTGCTCGCGAGGTCCAGCAGTTCCGGTTCGGCGGGCCGCGGCCGGAGCGTCCGGACGAGTCCGGCGTCCGCGCGTCGGCGCGCCTCCTCATCGATCCAGTCGAACGGGGCGAAGGACATGAGCGGGTCCCTTTTGTAGGCAGCTCACAGACCCTAACCGCGGGCGCAGTCGGGCATGGTGTGGCAATGCACACACCCTCTGCGGGCTCTGTTGTCCGGTTCCTCCTTGGCTCGGAGCGGTGCCGTGCGTCAGGATCATCGCCATGGACCTCCTGAACACGCTGGTGGACAAGGGGCTGCGGCGCGAGCTGCCGACCCGTGAAGAAGCGCTCGCCGTACTGGCGACCCCGGACGACGAACTGCTCGACGTGGTGGCCGCGGCCGGAAAGGTGCGCCGTCAGTGGTTCGGACGGCGGGTGAAGCTGAACTACCTGGTCAATCTCAAGTCAGGGCTCTGCCCCGAGGACTGCTCGTACTGCTCCCAGCGGCTGGGATCCAAGGCCGAGATCCTGAAGTACACCTGGCTCAAGCCCGACGAGGCGTCGAAGGCGGCTGCGGCGGGAGTCGCCGGTGGCGCCAAGCGCGTCTGCCTGGTCGCGAGCGGCCGGGGGCCGACCGACCGGGACGTCGACCGGGTGTCGCAGACCATCGCGGCGATCAAGGAACAGAACGAGGGCGTCGAGGTGTGCGCGTGCCTCGGCCTGCTCTCCGACGGCCAGGCCGACCGGCTGCGGTCGGCGGGCGCCGACGCCTACAACCACAACCTCAACACGTCCGAGGGGACGTACGGGGAGATCACGACCACCCACACCTACGCCGACCGGGTGGAGACGGTCCACCAGGCACAGGCCGCCGGTCTCTCCGCCTGTTCCGGGCTGATCGCCGGCATGGGGGAGAGCGACGCCGACCTGGTCGATGTGGTCTTCGCCCTGCGTGAGCTGGACCCGGACTCGGTGCCCGTCAACTTCCTGATCCCGTTCGAGGGCACTCCGCTCGCCAAGGAATGGAATCTGACACCGCAGCGCTGTCTGCGCATCCTGGCCATGGTCCGGTTCGTCTGCCCGGACGTGGAGGTACGGCTCGCGGGCGGTCGCGAGGTGCATCTGCGTTCGATGCAGCCGCTGGCCCTGCATCTCGTCAACTCGATCTTCCTGGGCGACTATCTGACCAGTGAGGGCCAGGCGGGGCAGACCGACCTCGACATGATCGCGGACGCCGGCTTCGAGGTCGAGGGTGCGGGTACGACGACGCTCCCCGGCCACCGGGTGGACGCCGGCGGTGGCTGCGGTTCCCACACCGGCGGGTGTGCGCCCTGCGGCGACGGCCCGGAGGCGGACACCGCTCCCGCGGAAGCCGCCCTCACGGAAGGCGACGGGGACCGGGCGGCGCGCACGGACCTGGTGACGGTCCGCCGTCGCGGCGCGGGCACGGATCTCGCTCCCAATGCCTGAGCCGCTCTCCGCCGCCGGACTCCGGGCGCTGGACCGGGCCCATGTCTGGCATCCGTACGGCCCCATG harbors:
- the bioB gene encoding biotin synthase BioB — its product is MDLLNTLVDKGLRRELPTREEALAVLATPDDELLDVVAAAGKVRRQWFGRRVKLNYLVNLKSGLCPEDCSYCSQRLGSKAEILKYTWLKPDEASKAAAAGVAGGAKRVCLVASGRGPTDRDVDRVSQTIAAIKEQNEGVEVCACLGLLSDGQADRLRSAGADAYNHNLNTSEGTYGEITTTHTYADRVETVHQAQAAGLSACSGLIAGMGESDADLVDVVFALRELDPDSVPVNFLIPFEGTPLAKEWNLTPQRCLRILAMVRFVCPDVEVRLAGGREVHLRSMQPLALHLVNSIFLGDYLTSEGQAGQTDLDMIADAGFEVEGAGTTTLPGHRVDAGGGCGSHTGGCAPCGDGPEADTAPAEAALTEGDGDRAARTDLVTVRRRGAGTDLAPNA